One Lujinxingia sediminis DNA window includes the following coding sequences:
- a CDS encoding GldG family protein: protein MRESKSNTPGQRRRAVRGANAVVMGVLLVLIAVAANALMSQTFWRIDLTENQIYTLSEPSLAAVEDLDEPVEVRAFISPDLPAPFHNLSQDVADLLSEYEAASGGQLSFKIIAPEDSAESEEAAAGFGIEQVAIGQQSESEMSLRAIYKGVAFIKGDQSEVIRDLQTTGQPELDNFEYEFTKALLNLQRPEPRRVAFASGAGGPVAQPGFVQSLEQVFSQLYGSLIEATTYDLSGGELLPEDVHALVLLNVQGDVSEEALFAIDQFLQRGGSVGWFQSSSVVDEALQRQLMQQLQQNPQFAGQLPTMRKRFESNLIELFSHYGITLRADTVIDRERALSFSLVATPQGLARVSHPGSFSITDIDTSLPFMRGFSTMALPVPSSLVVDEALRGKDGLEFHDVLRTSPGSTRLPSPPGDMSYETFMEPAASEEPGPFVVAATAQGELPSYYSDNPLPQGRSESDLVSETQAGRVLVVGSGDFLGPQRETGFDERLAGLGAQFFLSSVEWLVQDSALSEIRGKAMPRLIGEVSREQQRSIQFANIVIVPCFFALLGIYMMGRRRRRKEALSQWMSSGK from the coding sequence ATGCGTGAATCCAAATCCAATACCCCGGGCCAGCGCCGACGTGCGGTGCGTGGAGCCAACGCGGTGGTGATGGGCGTGCTGTTGGTGCTGATCGCCGTGGCAGCCAATGCCCTTATGAGTCAGACCTTCTGGCGGATCGATCTGACCGAGAATCAGATCTACACCCTGAGTGAACCCAGCCTCGCCGCCGTCGAAGACCTCGACGAGCCGGTGGAGGTGCGCGCGTTTATCTCGCCGGATCTTCCGGCCCCTTTTCATAACTTGAGTCAGGATGTTGCCGATCTGCTCTCGGAGTATGAGGCCGCAAGCGGCGGGCAGCTCTCCTTTAAGATCATCGCGCCCGAAGACAGCGCGGAGAGTGAGGAGGCCGCCGCAGGCTTTGGGATCGAGCAGGTGGCGATTGGCCAGCAGAGCGAGTCGGAGATGTCGCTGCGCGCCATTTATAAGGGCGTGGCCTTTATCAAAGGCGATCAGAGCGAGGTGATTCGCGATCTTCAGACCACCGGCCAGCCCGAGCTCGATAACTTCGAGTATGAGTTCACCAAGGCCCTGCTGAACCTGCAGCGGCCCGAACCTCGGCGCGTGGCCTTTGCCAGCGGGGCGGGCGGGCCGGTGGCGCAGCCGGGCTTTGTGCAGAGCCTGGAGCAGGTGTTTTCGCAACTTTACGGCAGCCTCATTGAGGCCACGACCTACGACCTGAGCGGTGGCGAGCTTTTGCCCGAGGATGTGCATGCGCTGGTGCTGCTCAATGTGCAGGGGGATGTGAGCGAGGAGGCGCTCTTTGCCATCGATCAGTTTTTGCAGCGGGGGGGCAGCGTGGGGTGGTTCCAGAGCAGCTCGGTGGTTGATGAGGCGCTGCAGCGTCAGCTGATGCAGCAGCTGCAGCAGAATCCGCAGTTTGCAGGTCAGCTGCCCACGATGCGGAAGCGCTTTGAATCAAACCTCATTGAGCTTTTTTCGCATTACGGCATCACGCTACGCGCCGACACGGTGATCGACCGGGAGCGCGCGCTCTCGTTCAGTCTTGTGGCCACGCCTCAGGGGCTGGCGCGGGTGAGCCACCCGGGGAGCTTTTCGATCACCGACATCGATACGAGCCTGCCCTTTATGCGCGGCTTCTCGACGATGGCGCTTCCGGTGCCTTCAAGTCTTGTGGTCGACGAGGCCTTGCGCGGCAAAGACGGGCTTGAGTTTCATGACGTGCTGCGCACCTCCCCCGGCTCCACGCGGCTGCCTTCGCCGCCTGGCGATATGAGCTATGAAACCTTTATGGAGCCCGCGGCCAGCGAGGAGCCCGGGCCTTTTGTGGTGGCGGCTACCGCGCAGGGGGAGCTGCCGAGTTATTATTCGGATAACCCGCTGCCGCAGGGACGCTCTGAGTCGGATCTTGTGAGTGAGACGCAGGCGGGGCGCGTGCTGGTGGTGGGAAGTGGCGACTTCTTAGGGCCGCAACGCGAGACGGGTTTCGATGAGCGCCTGGCCGGGCTGGGGGCGCAGTTCTTTTTGAGCTCGGTGGAGTGGCTGGTCCAGGACAGCGCGCTCTCGGAGATTCGCGGCAAGGCGATGCCCAGGCTCATCGGGGAGGTGAGCCGGGAGCAGCAGCGCTCGATTCAGTTTGCCAACATCGTGATTGTGCCCTGCTTCTTTGCGCTCCTTGGGATCTACATGATGGGGCGGCGTCGGCGTCGCAAAGAGGCTCTGAGTCAGTGGATGAGCTCCGGAAAGTAA
- a CDS encoding ABC transporter permease: MDKIWMVTRRELGTYFNSVVAYIVVILFLVITGALFWLNFFQEISVVSLRGFFSQAPLFLAFFAPAITMGLLASEKRSGTLELLMTMPVSDLQIVVGKFLAAVVLLGVVFLMTLVYPLTLSMLGDLDWGAVAAGYIGLMLLGGSYAAVGLMASSFTRDQVVAILVAFSICFFLYLIDQLVGQASGVGAHTAEYLSTSYHFENIARGVVDARDVFYYLSLMAVSLGVATLSVGARRW, translated from the coding sequence GTGGATAAGATCTGGATGGTGACCCGGCGAGAGCTGGGAACGTATTTTAACTCGGTGGTGGCCTATATTGTGGTGATTTTGTTTCTGGTCATCACCGGGGCGCTCTTCTGGCTGAACTTCTTTCAGGAGATTAGCGTGGTGTCTCTGCGCGGCTTTTTCTCGCAGGCGCCGCTCTTTCTGGCGTTCTTTGCGCCGGCGATCACGATGGGGCTTCTGGCCAGTGAGAAACGCTCGGGCACCCTGGAGCTTTTGATGACGATGCCGGTGAGCGATCTTCAGATCGTGGTCGGCAAGTTCCTGGCGGCGGTGGTCCTGCTGGGCGTGGTCTTTTTGATGACGCTGGTCTACCCGCTGACCCTCTCGATGCTCGGGGATCTGGACTGGGGCGCGGTGGCCGCGGGCTACATCGGCCTGATGCTTCTGGGCGGGAGTTATGCGGCGGTGGGTCTGATGGCGTCGAGTTTTACGCGCGACCAGGTCGTGGCGATTCTCGTGGCCTTTTCGATCTGCTTTTTTCTCTACCTCATCGATCAGCTTGTGGGGCAGGCCTCCGGCGTCGGGGCGCACACAGCGGAGTACCTCTCGACGAGCTACCACTTTGAGAACATCGCCCGCGGGGTCGTCGATGCGCGCGACGTCTTTTACTACCTCTCGCTGATGGCGGTGAGCCTGGGCGTGGCCACGCTGAGCGTGGGCGCCCGTCGCTGGTGA
- a CDS encoding ATP-binding cassette domain-containing protein, giving the protein MMETSSTSGAASAESIVVENLHKRYGDFEALDGISFSIKPGEIVGFLGPNGAGKTTTMKILTCFMSATGGSARVAGFDVQKDSAEVRRRVGYLPENVPLYDEMIVFDYLRFVAELRGVARARRQERIRAVAELTGLEQVMGRTISELSKGYRQRVGLAQAIIHEPDVIVLDEPTTGLDPNQIIEIRDVIKTIGKEKTIIFSTHILQEVTAVCDRIIIINRGKIVADGSLHELEVRVAKAEPGLVVSYEGEASDALNAWLSNLAGVEGVSEVGGRPGSSTYRLKTLDKAATRRALLAGEPGVARELLSLREAEPTLEAIFRLYTGGETEEGARVEVSVADTSVMSSGGEDVVAQQGDAPVEASSENLNASPSEGAESMVDEAAAMDETSESEEVSRG; this is encoded by the coding sequence ATGATGGAGACGAGCTCGACGAGCGGCGCCGCCAGCGCCGAGAGTATCGTGGTGGAGAACCTGCACAAGCGCTACGGCGACTTTGAAGCGCTGGATGGCATCAGCTTCTCGATTAAACCCGGGGAGATCGTAGGGTTTCTGGGGCCAAACGGTGCCGGAAAGACGACCACGATGAAGATCCTGACCTGCTTTATGTCGGCCACAGGCGGCAGCGCGCGTGTGGCCGGCTTCGATGTGCAGAAGGACTCAGCCGAGGTGCGCCGGCGGGTGGGGTATCTTCCCGAAAATGTGCCTCTTTATGACGAGATGATCGTCTTTGATTACCTGCGTTTTGTCGCGGAGTTGCGAGGGGTTGCCAGGGCCCGCCGTCAGGAGCGCATCCGCGCGGTGGCTGAGCTCACCGGCCTGGAGCAGGTGATGGGGCGCACCATCAGCGAGCTCTCCAAGGGTTACCGCCAGCGGGTGGGGCTGGCGCAGGCGATCATCCATGAGCCCGATGTGATCGTGCTCGACGAGCCTACCACCGGCCTCGATCCCAATCAGATCATCGAGATCCGCGACGTGATTAAGACGATCGGCAAAGAGAAAACGATCATCTTCTCCACGCACATCCTGCAGGAAGTGACCGCGGTCTGCGATCGCATCATCATCATCAACCGCGGGAAGATCGTGGCCGACGGCTCGCTGCACGAGCTTGAGGTGCGGGTGGCGAAAGCTGAGCCGGGTCTTGTGGTCAGCTATGAGGGGGAGGCCAGCGATGCGCTCAACGCCTGGCTCTCAAACCTTGCCGGCGTCGAGGGGGTCTCGGAGGTGGGCGGCCGGCCGGGAAGCTCTACCTACCGGCTGAAAACCCTCGACAAGGCCGCCACCCGGCGCGCGCTTCTGGCCGGAGAGCCCGGCGTGGCCCGCGAGCTTTTGAGCCTGCGCGAAGCCGAGCCCACTCTTGAAGCGATTTTCAGGCTCTACACCGGTGGCGAGACCGAGGAGGGCGCACGCGTCGAGGTCTCGGTAGCAGACACGTCGGTGATGTCGTCCGGTGGCGAGGATGTCGTTGCGCAGCAAGGCGATGCGCCGGTTGAGGCTTCGTCCGAAAACCTCAACGCGAGCCCGTCGGAGGGTGCTGAGAGCATGGTCGACGAGGCGGCGGCCATGGACGAAACATCGGAGTCGGAGGAGGTCTCCCGTGGATAA
- a CDS encoding ABC1 kinase family protein, protein MSEHKGPVSRTKRFARLATMTAKVATNYTRERVTSVFRDEEATEQARQTANLANGELIAKTLGELKGAVMKIGQMASAGSDLLPRELSEPLKALQKDAPPMPYEVIAEQIERELGQPPELLFKSFEQEPFASASIGQVHRAITDDGRDVVVKVQYPGVDEACDSDLKQLKFVLKMSGINRNHRRSFDALFEEIRDRLHEELDYCNEADNVRLFAELHKDDDYIVVPEVVGERSAQRVLTLTFEGGDRLEELATYPQDVRDQIGERLYRMSLSQIFRHRAVHADPNPGNYAFRPDGTIVLYDFGCVKHVSEEVARDFADIIAAGMNEDYDAMEDAMVRIGARQVDGPPVPRDFYVAWREDMMTPCVSEAIYDFANADLHERAPKRLRASIKYINSFQLPAQIAYLNRVVGGYYDHLRTFTPRVPWRDLVADYVFEVSSLERKTAW, encoded by the coding sequence ATGTCTGAACATAAAGGCCCCGTCTCCCGCACCAAACGCTTCGCGCGTCTGGCCACGATGACCGCGAAAGTGGCCACAAACTACACCCGCGAGCGGGTGACCTCGGTGTTTCGCGACGAAGAGGCCACCGAGCAGGCCCGCCAGACGGCGAACCTCGCCAATGGCGAGCTCATCGCCAAAACGCTGGGCGAACTTAAAGGCGCGGTGATGAAGATCGGCCAGATGGCCTCTGCCGGCTCCGATCTTCTGCCCAGAGAGCTCTCCGAGCCTTTAAAAGCGCTGCAAAAAGATGCCCCGCCGATGCCCTACGAGGTTATCGCCGAGCAGATCGAGCGCGAGCTGGGCCAACCTCCCGAACTTCTCTTCAAGAGCTTTGAGCAGGAGCCCTTTGCCTCGGCCTCCATCGGCCAGGTGCATCGCGCGATCACCGACGACGGTCGCGACGTCGTGGTCAAAGTCCAGTACCCTGGCGTCGATGAGGCCTGCGACTCCGACTTAAAGCAGCTCAAATTTGTGCTGAAGATGAGCGGCATCAACCGCAACCACCGACGCTCCTTCGACGCCCTCTTTGAAGAGATCCGCGACCGCCTCCACGAAGAGCTCGACTACTGCAATGAGGCCGACAACGTGCGCCTCTTCGCCGAGCTTCATAAAGACGACGACTACATCGTGGTGCCCGAGGTCGTTGGCGAGCGCAGCGCTCAGCGCGTGCTCACCCTGACCTTTGAGGGCGGCGACCGCCTCGAAGAGCTCGCGACCTACCCGCAGGACGTTCGCGATCAGATTGGCGAGCGACTCTACCGGATGTCGCTCTCGCAGATCTTCCGCCACCGCGCGGTGCACGCCGACCCCAACCCGGGGAACTACGCCTTTCGACCCGACGGCACGATCGTGCTCTACGACTTCGGCTGCGTAAAACACGTCTCCGAGGAGGTCGCCCGCGACTTTGCCGACATCATCGCCGCCGGCATGAACGAAGATTACGACGCGATGGAAGACGCCATGGTGCGCATCGGCGCCCGCCAGGTCGACGGCCCCCCGGTCCCGCGAGATTTCTACGTGGCCTGGCGCGAAGACATGATGACCCCCTGCGTGAGCGAAGCGATCTACGACTTCGCCAACGCCGATCTGCACGAGCGCGCCCCAAAACGTCTGCGCGCGTCGATCAAATACATCAACAGCTTCCAACTCCCGGCGCAGATCGCGTATCTCAACCGCGTGGTCGGTGGCTATTACGACCACCTGCGCACCTTCACCCCGCGGGTGCCCTGGCGCGATCTGGTGGCCGATTATGTCTTTGAAGTCTCGTCGCTGGAGCGAAAGACAGCCTGGTGA
- a CDS encoding MFS transporter: MFERTDIDHLPRHRRLLLLAALYMAQGLPFGLFVQALPVILRQQGVSLEAIGLSSLLALPWALKFLWAPWLDRAPAFGGLRAAVPRRLGWLWPLHLLAAAALLGLSTLDPTTELRLLLSGVFLINLLNASQDIVTDGLAVDLLPPSERGPGNGLQVGAYRLGMIVGGALVLVLIEAAGWSTGLRLATLLLLLTLSPLLFVRELPSPTRQNAPVRTSPSTEDTPAHLGVLLDFLRRPGALSALLAIALYKLGDALAAGMLRPWLVDQGLSTGDLGKLLGGFGFGAGLLGAALGAFAAYRLTRHRALLLGALVQATGVALYVPLARIAAAGTLSPGGSLATAVVIDHLTGGVATVVLFTCMMDACRPRHAGADYTLMASVVVIATGAAQAFSGLSAAHLGYPSHFALASLCAALGGLAAVILLRSHPFLSTGPVNAPEAPPTPRLP; the protein is encoded by the coding sequence ATGTTTGAACGCACCGACATCGACCACCTCCCCCGCCATCGCCGCCTCCTGCTGCTGGCGGCGCTCTACATGGCCCAGGGACTGCCCTTCGGGCTCTTCGTGCAGGCGCTTCCGGTGATCCTGCGCCAGCAGGGCGTCTCGCTGGAGGCGATCGGGCTGAGTTCTCTGCTGGCGCTGCCCTGGGCGCTGAAGTTTCTCTGGGCCCCCTGGCTGGACCGCGCCCCCGCCTTCGGGGGGCTTCGCGCCGCCGTGCCCCGACGCCTGGGCTGGCTGTGGCCCCTGCACCTGCTGGCGGCCGCGGCGCTGCTGGGGCTCTCCACCCTCGATCCCACCACCGAGCTCCGGCTGCTCCTTAGCGGGGTCTTTCTCATCAACCTCCTGAACGCCTCCCAGGACATCGTCACCGACGGCCTGGCCGTCGACCTGCTCCCCCCCTCGGAGCGGGGCCCGGGAAACGGCCTTCAGGTCGGCGCCTACCGCCTGGGCATGATCGTCGGCGGCGCGCTGGTGCTGGTGCTCATCGAGGCCGCCGGCTGGAGCACCGGGCTGCGACTCGCCACGCTCCTGTTGCTGTTGACGCTCTCACCCCTGCTCTTCGTCCGCGAGCTGCCCTCCCCGACGCGCCAGAACGCGCCAGTTCGGACATCGCCCTCCACCGAAGACACCCCGGCACACCTGGGCGTGCTGCTCGACTTCTTACGTCGCCCCGGCGCGCTGAGCGCACTTTTGGCGATTGCCCTCTACAAGCTCGGCGACGCCCTGGCCGCCGGCATGCTCAGGCCCTGGCTCGTCGACCAGGGCCTGAGCACCGGTGACCTGGGCAAACTCCTGGGAGGCTTCGGCTTTGGCGCCGGTCTGCTCGGCGCCGCGCTCGGAGCCTTTGCCGCCTACCGCCTCACCCGCCACCGCGCCCTGCTTCTGGGGGCGCTTGTGCAGGCCACAGGTGTCGCCCTCTACGTGCCCCTGGCCCGGATCGCAGCCGCCGGCACCCTGAGCCCGGGCGGGTCGCTGGCGACCGCCGTGGTCATCGACCACCTCACCGGAGGCGTGGCCACCGTCGTGCTCTTTACCTGCATGATGGACGCCTGCCGCCCCCGCCACGCCGGCGCCGATTACACCCTGATGGCCAGCGTCGTGGTGATCGCCACCGGCGCCGCACAAGCCTTTAGCGGGCTAAGCGCAGCCCACCTCGGCTACCCCTCTCATTTTGCCCTCGCCAGCCTCTGCGCGGCCCTAGGAGGCCTTGCAGCGGTCATATTGCTTCGCTCCCATCCTTTTCTAAGCACCGGGCCCGTCAACGCGCCCGAAGCCCCTCCCACACCGAGGCTCCCATGA
- the coaD gene encoding pantetheine-phosphate adenylyltransferase, which translates to MTRVALYAGTFDPPTLGHHSVITRAARLVDRLIVVIAINPLKTPLFSLETRQEMLRELVRATTAPPDASIHRASSTIEVTTTDALVIDLARQIDAETLWLVRGARTPCDFIEECRLADLNRQLCPGLETLILPSPPALSEVSSTRVRELLDQVNQGQAHPRPPTHPGCVIDLADTLTDAPSNATLSLHQLCHPSTLRLIERHQRQRHATFSPEPRPDHGP; encoded by the coding sequence ATGACCCGTGTCGCCCTCTACGCCGGTACCTTCGACCCGCCCACTCTGGGGCATCACTCCGTGATCACACGCGCGGCGCGCCTGGTCGATCGTCTCATCGTCGTGATCGCCATCAACCCCCTCAAAACCCCGCTCTTCTCGCTGGAGACTCGCCAGGAGATGCTTCGCGAGCTTGTGCGCGCCACGACCGCCCCACCCGACGCCTCCATACACCGCGCCAGCTCCACCATTGAGGTCACCACCACCGACGCGCTGGTCATCGACCTGGCTCGCCAGATCGACGCCGAGACCCTCTGGCTGGTGCGCGGCGCACGCACCCCCTGTGATTTTATCGAGGAGTGCCGCCTGGCCGATCTCAACCGCCAGCTCTGCCCCGGTCTGGAAACGCTTATCCTCCCCTCCCCCCCGGCCCTCTCCGAAGTCAGCTCCACCCGCGTGCGCGAACTTTTAGATCAGGTGAATCAAGGTCAGGCCCATCCACGACCTCCGACGCACCCCGGCTGCGTGATCGACCTCGCTGACACCTTGACCGACGCCCCCTCAAACGCCACCCTCAGCCTTCATCAGCTCTGCCACCCGAGCACCCTGCGCCTGATCGAGCGCCATCAGCGCCAGCGCCACGCAACCTTCAGCCCCGAGCCCCGCCCCGACCATGGCCCATAA
- a CDS encoding TetR/AcrR family transcriptional regulator, translating into MAHKSTEERRAQITLAMLRVMARQGYARATINRIAEEADLTPGLIHYHFKGKRAILLGTLELLATRQLQALERSIAAASDPVDALDRALKLFLARGASEDREAVAAWLAIGAEARREPEIAEAFRDALTRITRPLIEVIEAGVARNLFALTEPLTPSGAAAAIVAQVQGYFALAGAAPELVPEGSAQHAARQMLIGLLTPHPT; encoded by the coding sequence ATGGCCCATAAGTCCACCGAAGAGCGCCGCGCCCAGATCACCCTCGCCATGCTGCGCGTCATGGCACGCCAGGGCTACGCCCGCGCCACAATCAACCGCATCGCCGAAGAGGCCGATCTGACCCCGGGGCTGATCCACTATCACTTCAAAGGAAAGCGGGCGATTTTGCTGGGCACCCTGGAGCTCCTTGCCACACGCCAACTTCAGGCGCTGGAGCGGAGCATCGCCGCAGCCTCCGATCCGGTCGACGCCCTCGATCGCGCGCTGAAGCTCTTCCTTGCGCGCGGTGCCTCCGAAGACCGCGAGGCCGTCGCCGCCTGGCTCGCCATCGGCGCTGAGGCCCGCCGCGAACCCGAGATCGCCGAAGCCTTCCGCGACGCGCTCACCCGCATCACGCGCCCCCTCATTGAGGTCATTGAGGCAGGCGTCGCCCGGAACCTCTTCGCCCTCACCGAGCCCCTCACCCCCTCGGGCGCCGCTGCCGCCATCGTGGCCCAGGTACAGGGCTACTTCGCGCTCGCTGGCGCCGCCCCCGAGCTCGTTCCCGAGGGAAGCGCCCAGCACGCCGCGCGTCAGATGCTCATCGGCCTGCTCACCCCTCACCCCACCTGA
- a CDS encoding MBL fold metallo-hydrolase → MAFELCINGVGDAFSTRHFGTNFLLRRDDFVLAVDCPDLYRRALAENRFAPPKGADGEYLDVDGISAMILTHLHGDHVNGLEMVAAYRRFVRGGVLPLHASEAVLKDLWERRLAVSLGVMWDGSAYVNYGPETYFDLCELVAEAPSAVGPFDVETRLTIHHLPTTALRISDGDVTLGYSCDTAFDEGLIDWLKDCDVILHETSLGPAHTPLYKLMELPAEVREKMLVVHYPDDLLGLEIEELRFARQGEVIQVG, encoded by the coding sequence ATGGCTTTTGAGCTATGTATCAACGGGGTGGGCGACGCGTTCTCTACCCGGCATTTTGGCACCAACTTTCTCTTGCGTCGCGACGACTTCGTGTTGGCGGTCGATTGCCCCGATCTCTACCGCCGTGCGCTGGCCGAGAACCGCTTTGCGCCGCCGAAAGGTGCAGATGGGGAGTATCTGGATGTCGACGGGATCAGCGCGATGATCCTCACCCATCTCCACGGCGACCACGTCAACGGGCTGGAGATGGTCGCGGCCTACCGGCGTTTTGTGCGCGGGGGTGTGCTGCCGCTGCACGCGAGCGAGGCGGTCCTAAAGGATCTCTGGGAGCGTCGCCTCGCGGTCTCGTTGGGGGTGATGTGGGACGGCAGCGCGTACGTGAACTACGGGCCCGAGACCTACTTTGATCTCTGCGAGCTCGTGGCCGAGGCGCCGAGCGCGGTGGGGCCTTTTGATGTGGAGACGCGGCTCACGATTCACCATCTGCCTACTACGGCGCTGCGCATCAGCGACGGGGATGTGACCCTGGGGTACTCCTGCGACACGGCCTTCGATGAGGGGTTGATCGACTGGCTCAAAGACTGCGATGTGATCTTGCACGAGACGAGCCTGGGGCCGGCGCATACGCCGCTCTACAAGCTGATGGAGCTGCCGGCCGAGGTGCGCGAGAAGATGCTGGTGGTGCATTACCCCGACGATCTGTTGGGGCTGGAGATCGAGGAGCTTCGTTTTGCGCGGCAGGGCGAGGTGATTCAGGTGGGGTGA
- a CDS encoding AAA family ATPase, protein MSTSFEGTQSYIASPELRQVVDIASALQKPLLIRGEPGTGKTLLAYAVAEALGLNLVRWHVKSTTRAQDGLYHYDTVQRLNDSRFGEGDVSDIEHYIRPGALGQAFESEERTVVLIDEIDKADVEFPNDLLHELDQMRFTISETGREVVARHRPLIIITSNAEKELPDAFLRRCIFHYIDFPNPALMRSIVEVHHPGLDRQLLEACLKKFYWLRDQPQLRKRPSTSELVDWIGAMLRAGLSADVLDDEIPFLGVLLKKEADLTRFTRGR, encoded by the coding sequence ATGAGCACCTCCTTTGAAGGCACCCAGAGCTACATCGCCAGCCCCGAGCTTCGTCAGGTCGTCGATATCGCCTCCGCCCTGCAAAAGCCCCTGTTGATCCGCGGTGAGCCCGGCACCGGTAAAACCCTTCTGGCCTACGCCGTGGCCGAAGCCCTGGGGCTGAACCTGGTGCGCTGGCACGTCAAATCGACCACCCGCGCTCAGGACGGCCTCTACCACTACGACACCGTGCAACGCCTCAACGATTCGAGATTCGGAGAGGGCGATGTCAGCGATATTGAACACTACATTCGCCCCGGCGCGCTGGGACAGGCCTTTGAGAGCGAGGAGCGCACCGTGGTGCTCATCGACGAAATCGATAAGGCCGATGTCGAATTCCCCAACGACCTTCTCCATGAGCTCGATCAGATGCGCTTTACGATCAGCGAGACCGGCCGCGAAGTTGTAGCGCGCCATCGCCCGCTGATCATCATCACCTCCAACGCCGAGAAAGAGCTGCCCGACGCCTTTCTGCGCCGCTGTATCTTCCATTACATCGACTTCCCCAACCCGGCGCTGATGCGCTCCATTGTTGAAGTTCATCACCCCGGGCTCGATCGCCAACTGCTGGAGGCCTGCCTCAAGAAGTTTTACTGGCTGCGCGACCAACCCCAGCTGCGAAAGCGCCCCTCCACAAGCGAGCTCGTCGACTGGATCGGCGCGATGCTGCGCGCCGGACTCAGCGCCGATGTCCTCGACGATGAGATCCCCTTTCTTGGCGTGCTTTTGAAAAAAGAAGCCGACCTGACGCGTTTCACCCGGGGCCGCTGA
- a CDS encoding vWA domain-containing protein yields MFIDFFFLLRRAGVPVSTTEFLALCQGLNAGLARESLHGFYVLARATLIKRAEHFDLYDQVFAAYFNDRPFQTERTSSELHDDLLAWLDQAADLPVPSAEELARLERMNLDELRQAFEDRLAEQDERHDGGNRWIGTGGTSPFGHSGHHPAGIRVGGASQNRSAVQVATERRFRNLRTDLVLDTRQISLALRKLRDLAREGRADELDLDATIEATGKNAGDIELVFRPPRHNRLKLLLLMDVGGSMTPHTHLTSLLFSAANRAHHFQAFKAFYFHNCFYETLYTDMERRQGTPTAEVLAAVDDSWRCVVVGDAAMAPTELTAPGGAIDYYHFNEESGWTWLNRLAERVPRTAWINPDDPRWWGSYTTRQIGRLFEMFPLTLEGLDQAISTIR; encoded by the coding sequence ATGTTCATCGACTTCTTCTTTCTGCTGCGCCGCGCCGGGGTGCCGGTCTCCACCACCGAGTTTCTGGCCCTCTGCCAGGGACTCAACGCCGGGCTGGCCCGCGAGAGCCTCCACGGCTTCTATGTGCTGGCGCGCGCCACGCTGATCAAGCGCGCCGAGCATTTTGACCTCTACGATCAGGTCTTTGCGGCCTATTTCAACGATCGCCCCTTCCAGACCGAGCGCACCAGCAGCGAACTTCATGACGATCTGCTGGCCTGGCTCGACCAGGCCGCCGACCTCCCGGTGCCCTCCGCCGAGGAGCTGGCCCGGCTGGAGCGTATGAACCTCGACGAGCTTCGCCAGGCCTTCGAAGATCGCCTGGCCGAGCAGGACGAGCGCCACGACGGCGGCAACCGCTGGATCGGCACCGGCGGCACAAGCCCTTTTGGGCATTCTGGCCATCACCCGGCAGGCATTCGCGTGGGCGGCGCAAGCCAGAACCGCTCGGCGGTGCAGGTCGCCACCGAGCGACGGTTTCGAAACCTGCGCACCGACCTGGTGCTCGACACCCGCCAGATCAGCCTGGCGCTGCGCAAACTCCGCGACCTGGCGCGCGAGGGTCGCGCCGACGAGCTCGACCTCGACGCCACCATTGAGGCCACCGGGAAAAACGCCGGCGACATCGAACTGGTCTTTCGCCCTCCGCGTCACAATCGCCTCAAGCTGCTGCTTTTAATGGACGTCGGCGGCTCGATGACGCCGCACACCCACCTCACGAGCCTGCTCTTCTCGGCGGCCAACCGCGCGCACCACTTTCAGGCTTTTAAGGCGTTCTACTTCCACAACTGTTTCTACGAGACGCTCTACACCGACATGGAGCGCCGCCAGGGCACACCCACCGCCGAAGTTCTGGCAGCGGTCGACGATTCCTGGCGTTGCGTGGTCGTGGGCGATGCGGCCATGGCCCCCACCGAGCTCACCGCTCCCGGCGGGGCGATCGATTATTACCACTTCAACGAAGAATCAGGCTGGACCTGGCTCAATCGCCTGGCCGAGCGGGTGCCCCGCACCGCCTGGATCAACCCCGACGATCCACGCTGGTGGGGAAGCTACACCACCCGCCAGATTGGCCGTCTCTTCGAGATGTTCCCGCTCACGCTGGAAGGGCTCGATCAGGCCATTTCGACCATTCGTTGA